The DNA window ACGCTCGTAGACGGCGTTGGCTGTGGCGTCCGGCATCAGCACTCTTGCCTGTTGGCGGACACTCAGCCAGTCCCCCATCTGCTGGCGGTCGATCATTCCTATGCCGTAAGCGGCGATCACCGCCGCGCCATAGGCCGCCTTGCCGCTGTTGGGCAACACCCGCACCGGCCGTCCGGTAACATTGGTGATGATTTCGATCCAGAGATCGGATTTCGACACGTCGCCGACGACGGTCAATTGCTCTTCGAGCCCCTGAAAGGCGGCGCTGCCGTATTCGATGTTGTTCTTCAGCGCGTAGGCAACGCTTTCCAAAATGGCTCGATAGAGGTGAGACTTGGTGTGGTTAAGCGTCAAGCCGGTGATGGTGCCACGGGCGTCCACATCCCAAATCGGGCTTCGCTCGCCCATGAAATAGGGAAGTACCATCAGGCCGTTGGAGCCTGGTTGGATGGTTGAGGCGTGCTCATCCAGGAGGTCAAAGGCCGAAATGCGGCGCTTGCCTCCGCTGGTCAAAGACTCGACCAGCCGTTCATTGTCGGCAAAATTGTCTCGGAACCATTGGACCACCGAACCTGATGTCGCTGAACCACCGTAGGAATAAGTGAGTGTCTCGCTATCGATCACATATGGCATCGACACAAGCCCGGGAAAGCGATCGGCACTGGCGTGGATGAACCCCCAGCAGGTCGACGAACTCAGCATGGCGGCGTGCTGCCCCTCGCGCACCACCCCGGCCCGAAGCGTGGCAACCGCCGCGTCGACACCGCCGGCACAGACCGGCAATCCTTCGGAGAGACCCAGCATGCGCGCGCCGGCTTTGTGCAACCGCCCGACCACCTCCTGCGAGCCGACCAGCCGCTCCGGAAAGAAGTAGGGAGGGATGTCGAGAATATCCGCCATCTCCTCAGACCAGGCACGTTTGCCGAGGTCGTAGACGCCGCCGATGTTGCAGGCTTGCGAATGGTCGACGGCAATTTCGCCTGTCAGGCGGTAAATGATATCGGCGTTGGGCGGCAGGAAATAATTGATGCGCGACCAGACTTCC is part of the Pleomorphomonas sp. PLEO genome and encodes:
- a CDS encoding FGGY-family carbohydrate kinase; its protein translation is MTGADCVLGVDLGTSSVKAVLVDRDGRILGQGRAEYGFVSLHSLWAEQSSEVWLQAFIEAVRETLLRSGVSGQSVQGMAVSANGGGTGIPVDVGMQPIRPCLLWLDRRAKIESERVRQVISEKDLYAITGNGADSYFGFTKILWIKNHEPEVWSRINYFLPPNADIIYRLTGEIAVDHSQACNIGGVYDLGKRAWSEEMADILDIPPYFFPERLVGSQEVVGRLHKAGARMLGLSEGLPVCAGGVDAAVATLRAGVVREGQHAAMLSSSTCWGFIHASADRFPGLVSMPYVIDSETLTYSYGGSATSGSVVQWFRDNFADNERLVESLTSGGKRRISAFDLLDEHASTIQPGSNGLMVLPYFMGERSPIWDVDARGTITGLTLNHTKSHLYRAILESVAYALKNNIEYGSAAFQGLEEQLTVVGDVSKSDLWIEIITNVTGRPVRVLPNSGKAAYGAAVIAAYGIGMIDRQQMGDWLSVRQQARVLMPDATANAVYERSFETFKRLYEHMRSYFPTATES